A genomic segment from Nodularia sphaerocarpa UHCC 0038 encodes:
- a CDS encoding DUF2459 domain-containing protein codes for MSILQRISIFILAIVALISLILIASPAVIIPPVKPLEPVIVYVVDLGLHSRLVLPDGDDGFIQYAYGDWRFFALNQEDLGSGIAALLFPTQGTLGRRKYENIAQLQEAINGNTTILNFAVARAKATELQKLLDKRFQQNIATQIFNPVNQMNFVQDDLDYTLYHNSNHELVMWLQNLDCRVEGFVLLADFKVQYPH; via the coding sequence GTGAGTATTTTACAACGGATATCTATCTTCATTCTGGCAATAGTCGCCTTGATATCACTAATCTTGATTGCCTCTCCCGCAGTCATTATACCCCCAGTTAAACCGTTGGAGCCAGTGATTGTTTATGTGGTTGATTTAGGCTTACATTCGCGGTTGGTTTTGCCTGATGGTGATGATGGTTTCATTCAGTATGCTTATGGTGATTGGCGTTTTTTTGCGTTGAATCAGGAAGATTTGGGTAGTGGTATTGCCGCGTTGCTGTTTCCTACTCAGGGAACTTTGGGCAGACGAAAATATGAGAATATTGCCCAGTTGCAGGAGGCTATAAATGGTAATACTACCATCTTGAATTTTGCAGTGGCAAGAGCCAAAGCCACAGAATTACAAAAGTTATTGGATAAACGCTTTCAGCAAAATATTGCCACACAGATTTTTAATCCAGTGAATCAAATGAATTTTGTCCAAGACGATTTAGACTATACTTTGTATCACAACAGTAATCACGAGTTGGTGATGTGGCTACAAAATTTAGATTGTCGCGTTGAGGGTTTTGTCCTGTTGGCTGATTTTAAAGTGCAATATCCCCATTAA
- a CDS encoding superoxide dismutase yields the protein MSKFIREKIALVLTGVLVAVMLISCQVIPIAESQSPQATPTAVKFPPVASPDGELSASPAQLPLLPYDYAALGKAIDAETMKLHHDGHHASYVNNLNDALKQEPDLQKSSVEALLRNLNNIPENIRTKVRNNGGGHLNHTIFWQIMSPDGGGEPTGEIAAEINQTFGSFDQFKQQFNAAGGDRFGSGWVWLVRNPAGELQIVTTANQDNPIMDGAYPIMGNDVWEHAYYLRYRNRRAEYLTNWWNVVNWPEINRRSLVSLQSAT from the coding sequence ATGTCCAAATTTATTCGAGAAAAAATTGCCTTAGTCCTCACAGGAGTGCTGGTAGCAGTTATGCTCATTTCTTGTCAAGTAATACCCATAGCTGAATCACAATCTCCTCAAGCAACTCCCACTGCTGTAAAGTTTCCCCCCGTAGCTTCTCCTGATGGAGAACTGAGTGCTAGTCCAGCACAATTACCACTATTACCCTATGATTATGCAGCCCTAGGAAAAGCTATTGATGCCGAAACAATGAAATTACATCATGATGGACATCATGCTAGTTATGTGAATAATCTTAATGATGCTCTCAAGCAAGAGCCAGATTTGCAAAAAAGCAGTGTGGAAGCTTTGCTGCGGAATTTAAATAATATTCCGGAAAATATTCGGACAAAGGTACGCAATAACGGTGGTGGACATCTGAACCACACCATTTTTTGGCAAATTATGAGTCCTGACGGTGGTGGAGAACCGACGGGGGAAATTGCGGCGGAAATTAATCAGACTTTTGGCAGTTTTGATCAGTTTAAACAACAGTTTAACGCAGCAGGAGGCGATCGCTTTGGTAGTGGTTGGGTGTGGCTAGTGCGTAACCCCGCCGGAGAACTGCAAATCGTCACTACAGCCAATCAAGATAACCCGATTATGGATGGTGCATATCCGATTATGGGTAACGACGTTTGGGAACACGCATATTACCTGCGATATCGCAACCGCCGGGCTGAGTATTTAACTAATTGGTGGAACGTGGTGAATTGGCCGGAAATTAACAGGCGATCGCTTGTTTCATTGCAATCAGCTACTTAG
- a CDS encoding phage holin family protein — MLNLLLTWLVTTISFLIISRIPIGIEIDSFGKAAISAAVFGILNAILLPILSLFTLPVIILSFGLFFFVLNAIIFALAAAIVPGFTLRWGFWSALIGSIALAIVNSILLAIVRTVG; from the coding sequence ATGTTAAACCTTCTTCTCACTTGGTTAGTGACTACAATCAGCTTTTTAATTATTTCTAGAATACCCATAGGAATTGAAATTGATAGTTTTGGCAAAGCCGCGATTTCTGCGGCTGTTTTCGGAATATTGAATGCCATCTTGCTACCAATTCTGAGTTTATTTACATTACCGGTGATTATTCTGAGTTTCGGATTATTTTTCTTTGTGTTGAATGCGATTATTTTTGCTCTGGCGGCTGCTATAGTTCCCGGTTTTACTCTCAGATGGGGTTTTTGGAGTGCATTGATTGGCTCTATTGCTTTAGCCATTGTTAATTCTATTCTCTTGGCTATTGTCAGAACAGTGGGTTAA
- a CDS encoding HhoA/HhoB/HtrA family serine endopeptidase, whose amino-acid sequence MKRFFQQSALCLVLLVTGCIPTRDIRNVQQPIDQNILAKSTENLDVNYITRVVEQVGPAVVRIDSTRTVAISPDPVLERFFPGQFPTREEEQQGLGSGFITTADGLIFTNAHVVADADNVTVLLKDGRSFQGEVVGADSVTDVAVVKIKATELPTVKLGNSDNLMAGEPAIAIGNPLGLDNTVTQGIISATQRSVAGLGVPTERVDFIQTDAAINPGNSGGPLLNAQAEVIGMNTAIIQGAQGLGFAIPINTAQRIAEQLIEKGRVDHPYIGIQMAQLSPELREKINQNDVGITITQDRGVIVLGVARNSPAFRSGMRPGDIIESINNVAIQDIKQVQQQLETTKIGEPMQITINRDGSKQEVTVQPEALATK is encoded by the coding sequence ATGAAACGATTTTTCCAGCAATCGGCTCTTTGCTTAGTTTTACTCGTAACTGGATGTATCCCTACCAGAGATATCAGGAATGTTCAACAACCAATAGACCAAAATATCTTAGCGAAATCAACAGAAAATTTGGATGTAAATTATATAACGCGTGTTGTCGAGCAGGTAGGTCCCGCAGTTGTACGTATCGACTCCACACGCACGGTAGCAATATCGCCTGACCCTGTACTAGAGAGATTTTTTCCGGGACAGTTCCCCACAAGAGAAGAAGAGCAACAAGGACTCGGTTCAGGATTTATTACTACCGCCGATGGCTTAATTTTTACTAATGCTCATGTGGTAGCAGATGCGGATAATGTCACAGTTCTATTAAAAGATGGTCGCAGTTTTCAGGGCGAAGTGGTGGGTGCTGACTCTGTGACTGATGTTGCTGTTGTCAAAATTAAAGCTACGGAACTACCAACAGTCAAGCTGGGTAACTCAGATAATTTAATGGCGGGAGAACCTGCGATCGCCATCGGAAATCCTTTAGGATTAGATAACACCGTCACCCAAGGAATAATCAGCGCTACACAGCGTTCTGTGGCGGGTCTGGGCGTACCAACCGAGCGAGTAGACTTTATCCAAACCGACGCAGCCATTAATCCCGGTAACTCCGGCGGTCCTTTGCTGAATGCTCAAGCAGAAGTGATTGGGATGAACACCGCCATCATCCAGGGAGCGCAAGGGTTAGGTTTTGCCATTCCCATCAACACTGCTCAACGCATCGCAGAACAATTAATCGAAAAAGGACGAGTAGATCACCCCTACATCGGTATCCAAATGGCTCAGTTAAGTCCTGAGTTGCGTGAGAAAATTAATCAAAATGATGTTGGTATTACCATTACTCAGGATAGGGGTGTGATTGTTCTAGGAGTCGCCCGTAACTCGCCGGCTTTTCGTTCTGGAATGCGTCCGGGTGACATAATTGAAAGTATTAATAACGTTGCTATTCAAGATATTAAGCAAGTACAGCAACAATTAGAAACCACCAAGATTGGTGAACCTATGCAAATTACTATCAATCGCGATGGTAGCAAACAAGAAGTTACAGTTCAACCAGAAGCTTTAGCGACAAAATAG
- a CDS encoding DUF305 domain-containing protein, with the protein MQILSLKNNFLALSFVVFTSLTGGVLTACSTTTSENPSPNTTATQTSDSPVDSHGGMHHGGMDHAMDLGPADASYDLRFIDGMIVHHQGAVDMAKEVQEKSQRPELKQLAAEMITAQNKEIAQMQQWRTAWYPNAGDKPMAYHAQMNHMMEMTPEQKQAMMMSMDLGAADAEFDLRFINGMIPHHEGAVVMAEDALQKSQRPEMKQLAQEIIKTQDAEINQMKQWRQAWYNK; encoded by the coding sequence ATGCAAATTTTATCTTTGAAAAATAATTTTTTGGCGTTGAGCTTTGTCGTGTTTACATCTCTAACTGGCGGAGTTTTGACGGCTTGTTCCACAACGACTTCCGAAAACCCAAGCCCCAATACGACTGCAACTCAAACAAGCGATTCGCCAGTAGATTCACACGGTGGTATGCACCACGGTGGTATGGATCATGCAATGGATTTAGGGCCAGCCGATGCTAGCTATGATTTACGGTTCATTGATGGAATGATTGTTCACCATCAAGGGGCGGTGGATATGGCTAAAGAAGTACAGGAAAAATCACAACGTCCTGAACTCAAGCAGCTAGCAGCAGAAATGATCACAGCCCAAAACAAAGAAATTGCTCAGATGCAACAGTGGCGTACAGCTTGGTATCCTAACGCTGGGGATAAACCAATGGCTTATCATGCCCAAATGAATCATATGATGGAGATGACACCTGAGCAAAAGCAAGCCATGATGATGAGCATGGATTTGGGTGCAGCTGATGCTGAATTTGATTTGCGCTTTATCAATGGGATGATTCCTCACCATGAAGGCGCTGTAGTCATGGCTGAAGATGCTTTGCAAAAGTCTCAGCGTCCCGAAATGAAGCAATTGGCTCAAGAAATTATTAAAACCCAGGATGCAGAAATTAATCAAATGAAACAGTGGCGACAAGCTTGGTATAACAAGTAA
- a CDS encoding efflux RND transporter periplasmic adaptor subunit, translating to MPNSLRSPAFLAVLSLFLLANPIVVFAHPGHGDEFHSGSDATPSVTPIQVDAQTSQRLGIKVAPVKRQSIAVSIKTTGQIETLPSQQAQVTTPIAGAKVVELLVEPGTVVKRGQPVAVVSSPELVSLRVESEEKLAQGRAELQQAQADLKLAKQNYIRFQEISAAEIAQAQTQIAFAQEKYSKDQELADAGALPQRNALESQTQLAQAKSQLATANSSRDVIAAQNQVQRAQAALEVAKSRVSLSNNIYETRLQQLGIRGNAQGLVTITAPISGTVADREVTLGQSFQDAGDKLMTIVNDSRVFATANIYEKDLERVRNGQQILVRIASLPDRTFTGRITVIGSVVGGQTRVIPVKAEISNPGGILKPGMFAELEVLTDQTSPDILAIPSSAVVEANNIKQVYIQNGNAYQPVEVTLGQTSGDMVEVKTGLFEGDLIVTQRAPQLYAQSLRSGSQPTKQEDEQTPVNSEATTSSLPLWLMLIGGSAIACLAFITGAVWTHRRQTHLLPAANPHIDQEIHR from the coding sequence ATGCCTAATTCTCTGCGTTCCCCAGCATTTTTAGCGGTGCTGAGTCTGTTTTTATTGGCTAATCCTATAGTAGTTTTTGCTCATCCTGGACACGGTGACGAATTTCACAGTGGAAGTGATGCTACTCCTTCTGTCACCCCAATTCAAGTTGATGCTCAAACTTCTCAACGGCTAGGAATTAAAGTGGCTCCAGTCAAACGCCAGTCAATAGCTGTGAGTATTAAAACAACTGGACAGATAGAAACTCTACCTAGTCAACAAGCCCAAGTGACGACTCCAATTGCTGGGGCAAAAGTGGTAGAGTTATTGGTTGAACCTGGGACTGTAGTTAAACGTGGTCAACCTGTAGCTGTGGTGTCTAGTCCTGAGTTGGTATCGCTGCGAGTAGAATCTGAGGAAAAATTAGCACAAGGTCGGGCGGAATTACAACAAGCTCAAGCTGATTTAAAATTGGCTAAACAAAATTATATTCGCTTTCAAGAAATTTCTGCCGCCGAAATCGCTCAAGCCCAAACTCAAATCGCCTTTGCTCAAGAAAAGTACAGCAAAGACCAAGAATTGGCTGATGCGGGGGCTTTACCACAGCGTAATGCTTTAGAGTCCCAAACTCAACTCGCTCAAGCTAAATCACAACTAGCTACAGCTAACAGCAGCCGTGACGTGATTGCTGCCCAAAATCAAGTCCAACGCGCCCAAGCAGCCCTGGAAGTAGCTAAATCACGAGTTAGTCTCAGTAATAATATATATGAAACCCGACTGCAACAATTAGGTATTCGTGGTAATGCTCAAGGATTAGTCACAATTACAGCCCCAATTTCTGGTACAGTTGCAGACCGGGAAGTTACCCTTGGTCAATCATTCCAGGATGCTGGTGACAAACTGATGACGATTGTCAACGACAGTCGGGTATTTGCAACGGCGAATATATATGAAAAAGATTTAGAGCGAGTCAGAAACGGACAACAGATATTAGTCAGAATTGCATCTTTACCTGACCGGACATTTACCGGACGCATTACCGTGATTGGGTCTGTGGTAGGAGGTCAAACGCGAGTTATCCCTGTGAAAGCTGAAATTAGTAACCCAGGCGGAATACTTAAACCAGGGATGTTTGCAGAATTAGAAGTCCTCACAGACCAAACATCACCAGACATCTTAGCCATACCCAGTTCAGCTGTAGTTGAAGCTAATAATATCAAACAAGTATATATACAAAACGGTAACGCCTATCAACCAGTAGAAGTCACCTTGGGTCAAACCTCCGGCGACATGGTAGAAGTCAAAACAGGCTTATTTGAAGGAGACTTAATAGTTACTCAACGTGCGCCCCAACTGTATGCTCAATCCTTGCGGAGTGGAAGTCAACCCACAAAACAGGAAGACGAACAGACCCCAGTCAACTCAGAAGCCACAACATCCAGCTTACCACTGTGGCTGATGCTAATTGGAGGAAGTGCGATCGCCTGTTTAGCCTTCATCACAGGAGCAGTCTGGACACACCGCCGCCAGACACATTTACTACCAGCAGCCAACCCCCACATAGACCAAGAAATACACAGATAA
- a CDS encoding efflux RND transporter permease subunit: MLNTILKWSIIQRWIVVLSAIIITCLGIYNITQMPLDVLPDFAPPQVEIQTEAPGLAPEEIETLITLPIESAVNGTPGVETVRSSSAVGISVVKVIFNWNTDIYQARQLVTERLQQAQQKLPEGVENPQISPITSPIATVLQYAFTSETIPLMEVRRLVDRDITNRLLAVPGVSQVIAYGGDVRQYQVLVNPAKLQAFNVTLNEVTAATREANVNAAGGFLINPDQELIIRGLGRIESIEELGKSAITSRNNTPVLLQDVADVRIGAGLKRGDGSLDGQPAVVVLINKQPHNDTPTVTKAIEQAMTEVKAGLPADVTVTETFRQENFIAAAIQNVTSSLRDGIIIVCIILLMFLMNWRTAIITLSAIPLSVLIGMMILGWFGQGINTMTLGGLAVAIGSVVDDSIVDMENCYRGLRENQAASHPVHPFKVVYDTSVAVRVSVIFSTVIIAVVFAPIFTLTGVEGRIFAPMGVAYLVSIFASTFVAMTLSPALCAILLANRQLPTDDTWVSALTQRLYRPLLGFTTRFPKVILVTATASLIASLVILPTLGRVFLPEFQESSLVNAMVLYPGSSLEATNQVGFALQDALKDDPKFKTVQLRSGRAPGDADAGGVNLGHLDVELSAEGLQNREASIEKLRAEFAKIPGVAPSIGGFISHRMDEVLSGVRSAIAVKIFGPDLSELRRLGSEIEDVMGDIPGLVDLQLEPQVPIRQVQIKFSRETAARYGLTVGDLSHTLETALNGRVVSQVLEGQQLFDLVVWLQPESRNNLDVIRNLLVDTPTGQKIPLAQVASIEYGTGPNTINRENVSRLIVISANVSGRDLGSAVDEIQTKISQSIQLPTGYFIQYGGQFESEQRATANLLLFGGIAFVAIAILMYFAVKSVAAMLMIMVNLPLALVGGIFSIALGGGIISVASLVGFITLFGVATRNGLLLVDNYNNKLAQGMPLKEVIFQGSMERLVAILMTALTSALGMVPLVIGTGAGKEILQPLAVVVLGGLFTSTALTLLVLPALYAQFGKFLMPKEIQPSVNVENGKAAQAIL, encoded by the coding sequence ATGCTCAACACCATCCTCAAGTGGTCAATAATCCAACGCTGGATAGTAGTCCTCAGCGCCATCATCATCACCTGCTTAGGTATATATAACATCACCCAGATGCCCCTAGATGTCCTCCCCGACTTCGCCCCACCCCAAGTAGAAATTCAAACAGAAGCCCCAGGACTAGCACCAGAAGAAATAGAAACCCTAATTACCCTACCAATAGAAAGCGCAGTCAATGGTACACCAGGAGTAGAAACCGTCCGTTCCTCCTCAGCCGTAGGAATTTCCGTCGTCAAAGTCATCTTCAACTGGAACACAGACATTTACCAAGCTCGACAACTCGTCACAGAACGGTTACAACAAGCACAACAAAAACTACCAGAAGGTGTAGAAAACCCGCAAATTTCCCCCATTACTTCCCCCATCGCCACAGTTTTACAATACGCCTTCACCTCAGAAACTATCCCACTCATGGAAGTGCGGCGCTTAGTAGACAGAGATATTACCAATCGGCTGCTAGCTGTCCCTGGAGTTTCCCAAGTGATTGCTTATGGTGGAGATGTGCGTCAATATCAAGTTTTAGTAAATCCCGCCAAACTGCAAGCCTTCAACGTCACATTAAATGAAGTAACAGCCGCCACTAGAGAAGCTAACGTTAACGCTGCGGGTGGTTTTTTGATAAATCCCGACCAAGAGCTAATTATTCGAGGCTTGGGGCGGATTGAGTCCATTGAGGAACTGGGTAAATCAGCCATAACTTCTCGTAATAATACACCTGTGTTACTGCAAGATGTGGCAGATGTCCGCATTGGTGCAGGTTTAAAGCGTGGGGATGGTAGCTTGGATGGTCAGCCAGCAGTTGTAGTATTAATCAATAAGCAACCGCACAATGACACGCCGACCGTGACTAAAGCCATCGAACAGGCGATGACAGAAGTCAAAGCTGGCTTACCCGCAGATGTCACAGTTACAGAAACCTTTCGCCAAGAAAATTTTATTGCAGCTGCTATTCAAAATGTTACCAGTTCGCTGCGCGATGGCATAATTATCGTTTGCATTATCCTGTTAATGTTTTTGATGAACTGGCGCACCGCCATCATTACTTTAAGCGCCATTCCTCTATCCGTGTTAATTGGGATGATGATTCTCGGCTGGTTTGGTCAAGGTATCAATACGATGACATTGGGAGGTTTAGCCGTAGCCATTGGGTCGGTGGTGGATGACTCCATTGTGGACATGGAAAACTGTTACCGGGGACTAAGGGAGAATCAAGCAGCCAGTCATCCGGTGCATCCCTTTAAGGTTGTTTATGATACCTCTGTGGCTGTGAGAGTCAGTGTGATTTTTTCCACAGTCATTATCGCCGTTGTCTTTGCACCTATTTTCACCCTCACAGGCGTGGAAGGTCGGATATTTGCACCAATGGGAGTCGCCTATTTGGTGTCAATTTTTGCCTCAACTTTTGTAGCCATGACTTTATCCCCAGCACTTTGCGCGATTTTATTAGCAAATCGACAGCTACCCACAGATGATACTTGGGTGAGTGCTTTAACACAGCGTCTTTATCGTCCTCTCCTCGGTTTTACTACGCGGTTTCCCAAAGTTATTTTAGTTACAGCTACAGCTTCCTTAATTGCGTCATTGGTAATTTTGCCGACTCTGGGACGCGTATTTTTACCTGAGTTTCAGGAATCATCTTTAGTGAATGCGATGGTGCTTTATCCCGGAAGTTCTTTGGAAGCGACTAATCAAGTGGGGTTTGCTTTACAGGATGCACTCAAGGACGACCCCAAATTTAAAACTGTGCAGTTAAGGTCTGGACGCGCCCCTGGTGATGCTGATGCAGGGGGGGTGAATTTGGGTCACTTAGATGTGGAGTTGAGTGCAGAAGGTTTGCAGAATCGGGAAGCCAGTATTGAGAAGCTACGCGCCGAATTTGCTAAGATTCCCGGAGTTGCGCCCAGTATTGGTGGTTTTATCTCTCACCGCATGGATGAGGTATTATCAGGAGTAAGAAGTGCGATCGCAGTGAAAATATTTGGCCCTGATTTATCAGAATTACGCCGTTTGGGGTCAGAAATCGAGGATGTCATGGGGGATATTCCTGGACTTGTAGATTTACAACTCGAACCCCAAGTTCCCATTCGACAGGTGCAAATTAAATTTAGCAGAGAAACCGCCGCCCGTTATGGTTTAACTGTGGGTGATTTGAGTCATACTCTAGAAACAGCTTTGAATGGGCGAGTTGTTTCTCAAGTGCTGGAAGGACAACAATTATTTGATTTGGTGGTGTGGTTACAGCCAGAATCACGCAATAATTTAGATGTGATTCGCAACTTATTAGTAGATACTCCCACAGGTCAAAAAATCCCTCTGGCTCAAGTCGCCAGTATTGAATATGGAACTGGACCGAATACGATTAACCGCGAGAATGTTTCACGTTTAATAGTCATATCTGCAAACGTTTCTGGTCGAGATTTAGGTTCGGCGGTGGATGAAATTCAAACCAAAATCAGTCAATCAATACAGTTACCCACAGGTTACTTTATCCAATACGGCGGACAGTTTGAATCAGAACAACGCGCCACCGCAAATCTACTGTTATTTGGGGGAATAGCATTTGTGGCGATCGCAATTTTAATGTATTTTGCCGTTAAGTCTGTTGCGGCTATGTTAATGATTATGGTGAATTTGCCTCTTGCACTGGTGGGGGGTATCTTTTCTATTGCGCTAGGAGGGGGAATTATTTCTGTCGCTTCGTTGGTAGGATTTATCACATTATTTGGTGTAGCGACACGTAACGGATTGTTATTAGTAGATAATTATAATAACAAATTGGCACAGGGAATGCCTTTAAAGGAAGTTATTTTTCAAGGTTCAATGGAGCGTTTAGTGGCGATTTTAATGACAGCTTTAACTTCGGCTTTAGGAATGGTTCCTTTGGTGATTGGTACGGGTGCTGGTAAGGAAATCTTGCAACCTCTGGCTGTGGTTGTGTTGGGTGGTTTGTTTACTTCTACGGCTTTAACTTTGTTGGTGTTACCCGCATTATATGCTCAGTTTGGTAAGTTTCTGATGCCGAAGGAAATACAGCCTTCTGTAAATGTGGAAAATGGTAAAGCTGCACAGGCAATTTTGTGA
- a CDS encoding FixH family protein, whose product MKSLSSNLIVLGSVGLLFLGACTNNNPVANTETPATSVTPVAKSNPQHGATKGGQVVETGTYHLEFLADKEPGGSHLDLYLQTGDTHETVPNANVTAQVQTPDGKEKTIPFTYDAEDKHYTAMLKEQASGQYQVRITADVKGEKVNGRFSFKR is encoded by the coding sequence ATGAAGTCACTATCATCAAATTTGATTGTTTTAGGAAGTGTAGGACTTCTTTTTCTAGGCGCTTGTACTAATAATAATCCAGTAGCTAATACAGAAACTCCAGCTACTTCAGTTACGCCTGTAGCGAAATCAAATCCTCAGCACGGCGCAACTAAAGGTGGTCAAGTTGTGGAAACAGGAACCTATCATTTAGAGTTCTTAGCTGACAAGGAACCTGGGGGAAGTCATTTGGATTTGTATTTACAGACTGGTGATACTCACGAAACAGTACCTAATGCTAATGTCACCGCTCAAGTTCAAACGCCTGATGGTAAAGAAAAGACTATTCCTTTTACTTATGATGCTGAAGATAAACACTATACAGCTATGTTGAAGGAACAAGCATCAGGACAGTATCAAGTCAGAATTACCGCAGATGTTAAAGGTGAAAAGGTTAACGGGCGTTTTAGTTTTAAGCGATAA
- a CDS encoding Uma2 family endonuclease: MSALTLQLPANLQFTDEEFAQVVAANKDLRLELSAEGELVIMSPTGGETGNRNFDLLGQVWFWNRQYNLGKAFDSSTGFKLPNGATRSPDAAWIRMEKWDSLTPQQRKKFLPLCPDFAVELVSETDDLSDTQAKMREYLANGLQLGWLINPHDQQVEVYRPHQPPEVLQSPTSLSGEDVLPSFILNLQLIFT, encoded by the coding sequence ATGAGCGCTTTAACTTTACAATTACCTGCTAATCTCCAATTTACTGATGAAGAATTTGCCCAGGTTGTGGCTGCTAACAAAGATTTACGTTTGGAATTATCTGCGGAAGGGGAATTAGTTATCATGTCACCAACTGGGGGAGAAACGGGAAACCGGAATTTTGATTTATTAGGTCAAGTATGGTTTTGGAACCGTCAATATAACTTGGGAAAAGCTTTTGATTCTTCCACCGGCTTTAAACTTCCCAATGGTGCAACTCGTTCTCCTGATGCTGCTTGGATAAGGATGGAAAAATGGGATAGTCTCACTCCACAGCAAAGAAAGAAATTTCTGCCTTTGTGTCCTGATTTTGCTGTGGAATTGGTTTCTGAAACTGATGATTTATCAGACACTCAAGCCAAAATGCGGGAATATTTAGCTAATGGTTTACAACTTGGTTGGTTAATTAATCCCCATGACCAACAAGTAGAAGTTTATCGTCCTCATCAACCACCAGAAGTTTTACAATCTCCTACAAGTTTATCAGGTGAAGATGTGCTTCCTAGTTTTATTTTAAATTTACAACTGATTTTTACATAA
- the rppA gene encoding two-component system response regulator RppA, translating to MRVLLVEDEPDLGAAIKRTLTQQKYLVDWVIDGDEAWGYLENSWTEYTLAIFDWMLPKISGLELCKRLRKHQNSLPVLMLTAKDSMEDKVTGLDAGADDYLVKPFGMAELLARLRALQRRSPQFQPQKLTVGNLTLDYGNNLVCSQDVAGNFQEIILTYKEFQLLEYFMKHPNQILTTEQIRNQLWEVSAEPVSNVVAAQMRLLRRKLVNGGCENMIETLHGLGYRFNFN from the coding sequence ATGAGGGTGTTACTCGTCGAAGATGAACCGGATTTAGGTGCTGCGATTAAACGGACTCTTACTCAACAGAAGTATTTAGTTGATTGGGTAATTGATGGAGATGAAGCATGGGGATATTTAGAAAATAGCTGGACTGAGTATACATTAGCTATTTTTGATTGGATGTTACCTAAAATTTCTGGTTTGGAATTGTGTAAAAGGTTGCGTAAACATCAGAATTCTCTTCCTGTCTTAATGCTAACTGCTAAGGACAGCATGGAGGATAAAGTTACTGGGTTAGATGCAGGGGCTGATGATTATTTAGTTAAGCCTTTTGGAATGGCGGAATTGTTAGCAAGGTTAAGGGCTTTGCAAAGAAGGTCGCCCCAATTTCAGCCCCAAAAGTTAACTGTTGGTAATCTGACTTTAGATTACGGTAATAATTTGGTTTGTAGTCAAGATGTTGCGGGAAATTTTCAGGAAATTATTCTGACTTATAAGGAGTTTCAGTTATTAGAGTATTTTATGAAGCACCCAAATCAAATTCTTACTACTGAACAAATTCGGAATCAGCTTTGGGAAGTGAGTGCTGAACCTGTTAGTAATGTGGTGGCGGCTCAAATGCGTTTGTTACGGCGGAAGTTGGTTAATGGTGGATGTGAGAATATGATTGAAACTTTACATGGTTTGGGTTATCGGTTTAATTTTAATTGA